A single Theropithecus gelada isolate Dixy chromosome 7b, Tgel_1.0, whole genome shotgun sequence DNA region contains:
- the LOC112628347 gene encoding olfactory receptor 4K3-like has protein sequence MEEANQSVVFEFIILGLCDSWELQDFLLVIFSSLYLITILGNIFIVIIIITNLHLHSPMYFLLANLSFIDFCLSSVTTPKMITDFLKENKTISFGGCMCQIFFGHFFGGGEMVLLVSMAYDRYVAICKPLHYSSIMNRYMCIGLVMTSWIIGFVHSASQLVMIAKLPFCGPRELDSFFCDIPLVIKLACIDTYILEMLINANSGVLATICFILLLSSYSHILFTVCLHSKVGTSKALSTCTAHITVIVLFFGPCIFIYLWPVSIPWVDKFLAVFYAVITPLLNPAIYTLRNKEIKNAIKRLVC, from the coding sequence ATGGAAGAAGCAAATCAGTCTGTGGTGTTTGAATTCATCATTCTTGGgctttgtgattcatgggagctCCAGGACTTCCTCCTAGTgatattttcttcactttatttGATTACCATTTTAGGCAACATCTTCATTGTGATCATAATTATCACTAACCTCCATCTCCATTCCCCTATGTACTTCCTGTTAGCCAATCTCTCATTCATTGACTTCTGTCTTTCCTCAGTCACTACCCCTAAAATGATCACAGACTTTCTCAAGGAAAATAAGACCATTTCctttggagggtgtatgtgtcaaATTTTCTTTGGACATTTCTTTGGAGGGGGCGAGATGGTACTGCTTGTGTCAATGGCCTATGACCGTTATGTGGCGATCTGCAAGCCACTCCATTACTCCAGCATCATGAACAGATATATGTGCATTGGGTTAGTGATGACATCATGGATTATTGGCTTTGTGCATTCAGCAAGTCAACTAGTTATGATTGCAAAGCTGCCCTTTTGTGGACCCAGGGAATTGGATAGCTTTTTCTGTGATATTCCACTGGTAATCAAGCTAGCCTGCATAGACACCTATATTCTAGAAATGTTGATAAATGCTAACAGTGGGGTACTGGCAACCATCTGCTTCATTCTGTTGCTGAGCTCTTACTCTCATATTCTGTTTACTGTTTGCCTTCACTCTAAGGTTGGAACATCCAAGGCTCTCTCTACCTGCACTGCCCACATCACGGTGATAGTGTTATTCTTTGGGCCTTGcatcttcatttatttgtggCCAGTCAGTATCCCCTGGGTGGACAAGTTTCTTGCTGTATTTTATGCAGTCATCACACCTCTCCTAAATCCAGCCATTTACACCCTAagaaacaaagagattaaaaatgcCATAAAGAGACTAGTATGTTAG